The Fusarium oxysporum Fo47 chromosome II, complete sequence genome includes a region encoding these proteins:
- a CDS encoding major facilitator superfamily domain-containing protein, with product MTSYSTPPNEKAEVFEAEAAGRGQVDRIDAMATAPGTTLESFSHLDEKKILRKMDMRLIPMLALLYLLSFLDRGNIGNAKIEGLQEDLKMSPDQYNWCLTVFFFTYAAFEVPSNLLLKKLRPSVWLPTIMIAWGIVMTLMGIVQNYHGLLIARIFLGVTEAGLFPGVAYYLTMWYCRHEIQFRQALFFSAASIAGAFSGLLAFGIAKMDGVGGLEGWRWIFILEGIVTVLVAIFAFWALYDFPETASFLTEEERAFVVFRLKYQGQQKAAGQSQSRVAQADEFKWEYVWAAFKDWQIWVNIFVYWGIVCPLYGISLFLPTIIRNLGYSSSKAQLMTVPIYITAAILAVIVAWTSDRVGKRSPFIVSFLCVMVVGFTMCISTHNPKVVYAGVFIAACAIYPAFPGVITWLANNLSGSYKRSVGMAIQIGVGNLGGAMASNFYRQKDGPRYILGHALELGFIGGGIIAALILIFSYSRINKSRDRRMAAGEHETISEEELSAKGDKAVTWRYMH from the exons atgacttcttATTCTACTCCCCCAaatgagaaggctgaggtcTTTGAGGCCGAGGCTGCTGGTAGAGGGCAGGTTGATCGTATTGATGCTATGGCTACGGCACCTGGCACAACCCTCGAGTCGTTTTCTcatcttgatgagaagaagattcttCGCAAG ATGGACATGCGATTGATCCCCATGCTCGCACTTCTTTACctcctctcttttctcgaCC GAGGAAACATCGGAAACGCAAAGATCGAAGGTCTTCAGGAAGATCTCAAAATGAGCCCGGACCAATACAACTGGTGTCTcaccgtcttcttcttcacatACGCCGCCTTCGAAGTCCCGTCAAATCTCCTCCTTAAGAAACTCCGCCCAAGCGTTTGGCTTCCCACAATCATGATTGCATGGGGCATTGTGATGACACTCATGGGTATTGTTCAAAATTACCATGGTCTTCTCATCGCGCGCATCTTTCTTGGTGTCACCGAGGCCGGTCTCTTTCCTGGTGTTGCT TACTACCTCACAATGTGGTATTGTCGTCACGAAATTCAATTCCGACAGGcactcttcttctctgcagcTTCCATCGCCGGTGCATTCAGCGGTCTTCTTGCCTTTGGTATCGCAAAGATGGACGGTGTCGGCGGCCTCGAAGGATGGCGCtggatcttcatcctcgaggGAATCGTCACCGTTCTTGTTGCCATCTTTGCCTTCTGGGCACTTTACGATTTCCCCGAAACtgcaagcttcttgaccgAAGAGGAGCGCGCTTTCGTCGTGTTCAGACTCAAGTATCAGGGCCAGCAGAAGGCTGCGGGGCAGAGTCAGTCTCGTGTTGCGCAGGCCGACGAGTTCAAGTGGGAGTATGTCTGGGCGGCGTTTAAGGATTGGCAGATTTGGGTCAACATCTTTGTTTACTGGGGT ATTGTTTGCCCACTCTATGGTATCAGTCTTTTCTTGCCCACCATCATTCGAAACCTTGGCTACAGTTCCAGTAAGGCCCAGCTTATGACTGTTCCCATTTACATCACAGCAGCTATCCTAGCTGTGATCGTCGCTTGGACATCAGACCGAGTTGGCAAGAGAAGTCCCTTCATTGTGTCTTTCCTCTGCGTCATGGTTGTTGGCTTTACAAT GTGTATCTCTACCCACAACCCCAAGGTCGTCTACGCCGGTGTCTTCATCGCAGCATGCGCCATCTATCCTGCGTTCCCTGGAGTTATCACTTGGCTGGCCAACAATCTGTCGGGAAGTTACAAACGCAGTGTTGGAATGGCCATTCAGATTGGAGTTGGAAATCTCGGCGGT GCTATGGCGTCAAACTTCTACCGACAAAAGGATGGGCCTCGGTACATTTTAGGTCACGCTCTGGAACTTGGTTTCATTGGCGGAGGTATAATTGCGGCTCTTATCTTGATCTTCAGCTACAGCCGCATCAACAAGAGCCGTGACAGGAGAATGGCAGCTGGTGAACATGAGACGATCTCTGAGGAGGAACTTTCCGCCAAGGGAGATAAGGCTGTAACCTGGCGATATATGCACTAA